Part of the Molothrus ater isolate BHLD 08-10-18 breed brown headed cowbird chromosome 9, BPBGC_Mater_1.1, whole genome shotgun sequence genome is shown below.
tGGGTGGGTgtgacagcactgctgggactTCAGCAAAAGCAGGGAATATTCAGGTGCTGGTTGTTGTCCAGGGTCgcagggacaggctgcagaAAGCAGGTCAAAGGGGGACTGAGTGCACTGGCTGCCGGCCGAGCTGACGCAATGCTTGCCCTGATGTTCCAGCAGCTATAAATTGCTGCCAGCTCCACTTCACCAGGCTCAGCTCCcgcagaggaggagggagaggattTTCACCTGCACTGAGCTCCCCACCTGGCTCAGGTGTGAGAGGAGCTGGTGAGAAacagggaggagaaggcagcGTCCTGGCCCAGCATGGCATCTCTGCTGGACAACATAACCAGACCttctgctgccctcctgcagctgtctgtgctgcttggtgcagcctttgtgctgctgaaggtGCTCCAGTTCTACTGGGAGCGGAAGAAGCTCATCAAAGCTCTGGAGGCATTCCCTGGCCCCCCGAAACACTGGCTCTATGGCCACAATCACCTGGTAAGGATAGCTGGGCTCAGTCAGGGTGGGTTTGTCCCAGCTGTGCAAGGTATCAGTCAGGATGGAGAAGGACTGGATGGGGTGTGCCTGTGACCTGCTCCTGTCTCTTCCTACAGGAGAAAACTTCTGTGCAGGGAATGCCAAGgcttctgcagggcaggagaaaagggTGCTGGATATATGGTGTGCATCATTTAGCAAAAAACATCATGGTTTTTCAATCATGTAGTTAAACAAAGAGTCATGGGACTTCCataaagttatttaaatatGAGCAATCATAATTATTGTCTCTTTGCTACATTAAACCTTCTACCAAAAGGAGTGTCTTACCCTATAGCTGCTGAAGAAGACATGGCCACAAAAGCAGGGTGTTTTAATGCAGCCATTTTCATCAGGCTATAGTGCAGATGCTTTGCTTTCACACTGCATGCCCACCTTGCACTGCTGAAATTGGGGGACAGGGGTGTGACAGCTTTGGTCCTCCTGGCCTGTCCACCAGACATCCTGGCAttgcctgtgccagctgcagcccccaaaTGCAACATGGAGCTGTTCCAAGCCCAGGCCATCCTAAAGAGTCTCAGATACCACCAGCCCAGCAAGGGACTCTCCATGGAGCTGTCTTGTGCTGCAGGGATTTGGTGGCTCAGGCAGCTTTGCCTCTTGTGCACAGTCCCTTTGCAatgctcctcctctcctccacctGCAGCATAAAAGCCCCTGTGTGGCAAGTCCACCCACTCTTCCTTCATTTCCCAATGGAGAATTCTACTCTCCCTGGCATGCCcctctttttctgcctttattaATCCCTGATTAACTCTCATTGCagttaaaatctgaaaattttttACACCAAGTAGTGTCATGGGGAGAAGAATATCCCTATGCCTTTCCCAGATGGTTTGGACCAGTCGAGCCATCTATAATCATTCACCATCCTGAATATGCCAAAACCATACTTGGCCGAGCAGGTGAGTCTCTGCCTCCAGTTCTGAGAAGTCTTTGACACTTTCCTACCAAGAAAATACTGGGAAACTTGCCTGGAGTTATCCCCTCTGCCAGTTTCCTTCACAGCTATTGCAATTCTTCTTTTGCTCCTCTTTCACACactcccaggctgccccagatTTCATGCAGCAGTGTGTATTCCTGTGCAAAACAGAGACCAGGTGCCTGTTCCTTCCAGTTTCCTGTCAGTTCCCAGTTTGAGGGTCATCTGTCTTACTGTCTCTTACGGCTTCTACCACCACAATATTTGTATTTCCCAGTAAAAGTGTGAGCTATCATGGCAATGGCTCTCAGAAAGCATCTTAAgtcttcccctctgctcccttctgTGCATCATATCAGTGGTACATACATGGCCTTCCCCAGTAACTCCCACCCATTGTTCTCAGTTTTGGAATTTGCCATGGCTGTTTCTTTTCCACACACATTTTCTTGTTGTaactttccctgttttttcaAGTCCTCTGCAGTCATAATTGTAGACGATCACTTTTAAACTCAACCTCTGGTGGTACAGTATTTAAATGAGATTAATTCTATCATGTGATTTAGAGGGCAAAATCTAATGCAAATTTATcctgaattttctcttttgttgtgTTGAATTCATCAGTTATTCATGCATTTCTATGTTTGTTCCATGTTACAGATCCCAAGGCTAGTGCAGTCTACAAACTCCTAGTTCCCTGGATTGGTAAGGCAAAAGCAGTAGTAAGGCTGTCAGAGCTGTGATCAGGGCCTGCAGGAACTGATTGTGCCTTTGCTCTTTGTGCTTCAGGGAAGGGACTGCTGATCTTGGAAGGAAGCAAATGGTTCCAGCACAGGAAGATGCTCACCCCAGCCTTTCACTACGATGTGCTGAAATCTTACGTGACCCTGATGTCAGACTCAGTCAAAGTGATGCTGGTAAGAATCCCCACTCCTGCTACTTTCACCTTTCAGCCgtgaaacagtgaaaataaaaaatgagtaaGAGAAAGAGACAGCACTTAGAGTTTCTACTTTCACTGAATTTTTGGAGTAGTTTTGGAGTTCTGAAATTGCTCTCCTCACCTTCCTTTGGACATTCCActtattctttctctttgtttgcCAATAAAATCAACCACTGTAAGGATATCCTTTCATACCCTGATGTGCATCCTTTCGTACCTGGGAAAAGAAATGCACAGAGAGTTAGATTAGATTCACAGAATATAATGAGCTAGGGCCTCTGcttccagaaaagaaagcaattagCAGTGTGGATCTGGGAAGAGGGACAGGAAAAAAGACCTGACCACAGATGGTGGTCTGTCTCTCCTTACCCTGGCTCTTCCTCCAGGATAAATGGGACAAGAGGATCACAGAGAGGAGGTCAGTGGAGCTCTTTCAGGATGTCAGCTTGATGACACTAGACAGCATCATGAAATGTGCCTTCAGCTTTAATTCCAACTGTCAGACTCAGAGGTCGGTGCCTGAGTTTCCAAACCCTGGGAAAGTGAGTGCTCCTGTTTCACCACTCATTTTGCTGACCTCTGCCTCCTTACAGCAACTCCAACTATTATATTAGAGCTGTTTTTGACCTGAGCTACCTCCTGAGCGATAGGATCCGGAATTTTCCCTTCAAGGTTGCCTTCTACAACTTCACTCGCAATGGCCGCGCGTTTCAGGACGCCTGCAAGCTGGCCCATACCCACACAGGTATTCCTGCCCctttctcccagccctgtctcCCAGCTGAACCTCTCTGCCGCTTGCCCCCTGGAGTGGCTCAGAGTGGGGTTACAGCATGGACTGGCCAGAGGGTTACACCTTAAACAGAGTCCAAGCTGATGGCTGAGCAGCCAAGCACATGAGGGTGCTCTGGAGGGACAGGATGCACAGATCTGATCTCTCCTCTGTGCAGATCAggtaataaaagaaagaaaggtgtTGCTCTCCAATGAGAAGGAGTTTGAAAAGATCCAGAAGAAGAAGCACCTGGATTTTCTGGACATTCTTCTTTGTAGCAAGGTAAGTGTTTGAGATGATTGCACCAAATGCCAAAGAACAGAACTGTGTGGCACCGAGGGGGCATCAGCACAAGAAGGggagcacaagagacaccaaATCATACAAGTCCTTTGGGTATAAAAACAAAAGACCTGCGTGCTTGGGAATGACATGCTCTCCTCTTTCTTAGGATGAGAATGGAGTTGGACTGTCCGATGAGGACCTGCGTGCTGAGGTGGACACCTTCATGTTTGAGGGCCATGACACGACAGCCAGTGGCATCTCCTGGCTCTTCTACTGCATGTCACTGCACCCTGAGCACCAGCAGCGCTGCAGGGAGGAGATCCAGGGCATCCTGGGGGACAGAGACACCATTGAGTGGTGAGATAGGCCTTCTTACTCCTTCATCTTGAACTCTTTTAATTTACCCTTGAAGGTCTTGGACATAGTTCCCCCCAGCATTCTTCTCCCTAAATTGGAGGGAGAAGGATTTGATGGGTGGACTGTTCAGTAGTTGAGGGATTGTTTGGAAGGTGGCATCCAGTGGGTGGTGGCCAATTGTCCAGATCAGTGACAAGTGGTTTCCCCCAGGGGTCTGTACTGGGACAGACCAGTAACACCTTTGTCAATGACATAGACAAAGGGATTGAGTGCatcctcagcaagtttgctttCAGGGAGGATCTTGGGAAGATGACCTACACCACGATGTGCATCAAAGAGAGCCTACGCCTGTTCCCGCCCGTTGCTGGTGTGTCCCGAGAGCTCTCCAAACCCGTGACATTTCCTGATGGACGCAGCTTGCCAGCAGGTCTGTTGAGTTTGTCCATGCTTCATGCTGCTGTCTGTGACAAGGGGGCCTTCCTTGCTCTgtgtggaggggctggagggtcTTCCAGactcccttctctccctgtaGCTGTATGGAGCTATCACAGCTTGCTCCCACAGTGAGCCTGGAAAGGGTGGCCAGGCAGAGTCCAAGGATGTGCTCCAGAGCTCAGAGGGGACTGTGGAGTGTTGTTCCTGGCCAAGTGAAAGTGACACACtgatagaaaaaaaagggaCCCAGCTCTGAGATCTTTGTTTTTGATGTGTGAGGTGCTCAGGAGATCCCTGCCAGATCTCCTGcaacagcccctgcagagcccagggagggagagcaTCCCAAAAACACCTCTCCTGCATTTTCACTCTGAGCTGTCATGAGCTTTtcctcacttttctttttacaggCTGCCAGGTTGGATTGAGCATATTTGCTATTCACAGGAACCGGGATGTGTGGGAGGACCCTGAGGTATTTCACCTTGATAACAAGAAAGGGAGGATGGTCTCTGAGCCCAGATTCCTTGAAGAAGGCAGCCTGTGCTTCCCTGCtatgctttttttattttccccttgtCATTCTAACAGTCCACATCTAAATACAAAGTTCAATCGAGTCACCAAACGCCCCAAAGGCTTTGAACATGAcaaagggctgggaaagggTGTTCAACAGTCTCTCTTTGTGcatggggacacagagatgCTCTGGCTGCTTCCAGTTGCCCTGTACACATTTAGAATGGTATGACAATTCCCAAGCCCCACAAGAGAGTGTGTGATTTGAAGAGGAAATTTTAGAGGCTTCAAGACATAACTGGAAAGTTTCAAGAAGGCTGCATAGCTGCCTCTCTCCAGGCTGTCTGGAGAGCCAGGATCAGGCATCTCTGGAATGGAGGGATCCTGGAATGGATGAGAAAACCCCTGCAGGCACCTTGGGCATTGCAGTGGGTGACCTGGGCATGTCCAAGGGGAGGATCCACTCAGTGGCTTTGTAGAGAGATGACTGCCatctgcagctcccccaggaggagcagaggccaCATCCAGCCCTAACCTGGGCACCAGGGAAGGACCTGGTGCTGCTCAGATCGCACCAGACACTGACCAGATGGTCCTTGTTGCTCCCACAGGTTTTTGATCCCCTGAGGTTTTCTCCAGAGAAGTCAGCACAGAGGCACTCCCATGCTTTCATGCCTTTCTCTGCTGGATCCAGGTGGGAGATCCTTcatccctctccttcctctcagGCTGCCTTGCATGTGAGACCTAGCTCAGATGCGAGCTCCTAAGGCCAGTCCTCCCTCAGTCTCCACAAGCCAGGCTGGCTTGGCCAACTCAAGCAGGCTTTCCATAACAGGATCTCCTCTAACAGGATTTCCATGCTCCATCAGCTCTGTGGTCACTGTAGgatttcacacattttttcctgtggctttgTGGAGATGTTTAGATTTTCTGTTGCCTGCATTGGGAACACCACCCCCTTGTTTAGGGGTGAGTCCCAGAGTGCCTCAAAGCCAAGGGGGCCAAGTCTCCATGGGTCCCATGCTGTATCAATAGATGTAGGATAATGAGGCCTCAGTAGCTTGCAAGAGGATCACCTCACAGAGCCAGAAATGACCTTTTGGAGGTGTCTGGGCTTTTATCTGGATCCTGGCTACACTTCCTAGTGAAGTAAGACCCTGTTCTCTCAGTCTCATATCTTTCTTCAatgtttaataataaaataaatagcaataCCCCACCACAGAGCTGGGTGCGTCAAGGGGCTTACTAGATAAGCTGTAGTGTCATCCtcacaggagctggaggtgcccCAGCTCTCACATGGGGTGAGTCCGGCTTGGGGGTGGCTGGGGCCAAAGGCAGCAATCAGAGcatgtgtccatgtgtcccctccctgcaggaacTGCATTGGGCAGCAGTTTGCCATGAATGAGCTGAAGGTGGCCCTGGCATTGACCCTGCAGCGCTTTGAGCTCTACCCAGACCCATCCAAGCTTCCCATAATGATACCACAGATCGTCCTCAGGTCCAGCAATGGGATACACCTGCATTTGAAGAAGATTTTCTGATCCCACAGGGTACGGTGGCAGGTGGGAAAGAGCTCTCCCAAGGGACACCCTCCACCCAGAGGTTTAAGAGGGGATCACCAAACAGATCCACAGTGGAGCTCTCCCACATTAACCCCTGTCCTACCATCATCCAGAGGGGCTCGCTGAGCCCGCAACCACCAAACCCAGCAGG
Proteins encoded:
- the LOC118689559 gene encoding cytochrome P450 4A6-like; its protein translation is MASLLDNITRPSAALLQLSVLLGAAFVLLKVLQFYWERKKLIKALEAFPGPPKHWLYGHNHLLKSENFLHQVVSWGEEYPYAFPRWFGPVEPSIIIHHPEYAKTILGRADPKASAVYKLLVPWIGKGLLILEGSKWFQHRKMLTPAFHYDVLKSYVTLMSDSVKVMLDKWDKRITERRSVELFQDVSLMTLDSIMKCAFSFNSNCQTQSNSNYYIRAVFDLSYLLSDRIRNFPFKVAFYNFTRNGRAFQDACKLAHTHTDQVIKERKVLLSNEKEFEKIQKKKHLDFLDILLCSKDENGVGLSDEDLRAEVDTFMFEGHDTTASGISWLFYCMSLHPEHQQRCREEIQGILGDRDTIEWEDLGKMTYTTMCIKESLRLFPPVAGVSRELSKPVTFPDGRSLPAGCQVGLSIFAIHRNRDVWEDPEVFDPLRFSPEKSAQRHSHAFMPFSAGSRNCIGQQFAMNELKVALALTLQRFELYPDPSKLPIMIPQIVLRSSNGIHLHLKKIF